The sequence CGGGGTTATACCTACGTTTTGCTAAAAGCCAATACGCCGGTAGAGACACTGGATGGCGTCTTGCCAAAACTGGCTGGCCGGGTCACCAAAGATGTACGATTCACTACCGAGAAAGGCTATACGTTTCGTAGTCAGTCGCTGGCAGCGCTTTCGCCTTCACGCGAAGAGTTGATGTACTCGACCTATGAACCAACGGCCGGAAAGCTGGAAACGGAGCTGGGGGTGGGCCTGCTTACACTACTGTTAGCTGCTTTTAACTACATCAACCTGACACTGGCCCGTTCGTTGAGCCGCGCCCGCGAAGTTGGCATCCGGAAAGTGGCAGGAGCGTTGCGCTGGCAGTTGATGGGGCAGTTCATGGCCGAATCAGCCGTATTGTCGCTATTGGGACTTGGTCTGGCCTACGGAATGCTTCAGTTGGTAAAACCGATGCCATTTGTGCAGCAATGGCTCATTGGCGGAGTGCAGTGGGAGGGCGACACGCGAATGTGGCTGATCTTCATCACATTCAGCGTTGCGACTGGTTTGCTGGCTGGCCTGCTGCCTGCAAGGGTTCTGTCGGGATTTCAACCGGCGCAGGTACTGCGAAGCCAGACCGGTTTGCGCGTATTTCGGGGTATTACCCTTCGTAAGTCGTTGATAGTCGCACAGTTTTCTATTTCCCTATTTGCCATGATCGCGTTGCTGGCCCTGGCGCGGCAACAACATTTCATGGGCACTGCCGATTATGGATTTCAGCGTAAAGATGTATTTGTTGTGCCACTCAATGGCTTCCCGGCGGGGCATTTATCCGCCGAGATTAATCGGTTGGCAGGGGTAGAGCGGGTAGCCGCAACGTCTACCCTGTTTGGCGATCATGGCGGTGGCTGGCAGGTTGTTCGACGCCAACAGGCAAAGAGCGATTCGGCCCAAGCTCATGTCCTGGCTGCCGATGCGAATCTGGTTCCCGTTACGGGACTGAAACTGCTGGCAGGTAAGAATTTGCCCACGTCGGTAGCTGACTCGTCGTCCCGATTCGTACTGATCAATGAAGAGGCTGTGCGGTCATTCAGATTGGGCGAAGCAGGAGCGGCCGTTGGGCAGACGCTTTGGTTGAATGATAGCACAGAAGTGCGGATTGCCGGGGTTCTGAAAGACTTTCAGTTTACAACAATGGCAATGAAAATCAGCCCGCTTGTCCTTCGTTATCAACCGCAGCAGTTTCGGTACCTCAATGTAAAAGTTGCGGGTGGAAATCACGAAGCTATTCACGATGACATTGCCCGTATCTGGAAGCGCCTGAATCCGTATGAACCGTTTGCGGGTGTATGGTACGATGACTTCCTGAGTAATCGGAATAATATTTCTGACGACGTAAGTTTCATGGCGTTACTAATTGGATTGGCCGTGGCGATTGCCTGTCTGGGTTTGCTGGGAATGGTTACCTACACAACCGAGTTGCGCACGAAAGAGGTTGGCGTACGGAAAGTTATGGGGGCACGAGTTGATCAGGTCGTCTGGCTTTTGTCGTGGGATTTTCTGAAATTACTGCTGATTGCGGGGGCGATTGCATTACCCCTTGGTTATCTGGCTGCGAGCTTTTTCCTGATGACCTTTGCCTATCATGTCTCGATAGGAGTCGGAACGCTCGGCTTGTGTTTTGGAACGATGCTG comes from Spirosoma aureum and encodes:
- a CDS encoding ABC transporter permease yields the protein MLRNFLKTALRNLWKHKLFSFINIFGLASGMLVCLLAMIDIKGAFEYDSFHPHPDRTYRILTDVTARNNDEQGFATSPMPLAQALKQDYPFVEEATRVIRNNGDFTANRKQLPVIYSAVDPGFFKIFGFRLAKGQATIAPQTVVLTQKTAKRFFGTANPIGKTMEHPELGALTITGVFAEPVAKSHLNFDALVSMATFSSPNWKRSSTDWKTYSRGYTYVLLKANTPVETLDGVLPKLAGRVTKDVRFTTEKGYTFRSQSLAALSPSREELMYSTYEPTAGKLETELGVGLLTLLLAAFNYINLTLARSLSRAREVGIRKVAGALRWQLMGQFMAESAVLSLLGLGLAYGMLQLVKPMPFVQQWLIGGVQWEGDTRMWLIFITFSVATGLLAGLLPARVLSGFQPAQVLRSQTGLRVFRGITLRKSLIVAQFSISLFAMIALLALARQQHFMGTADYGFQRKDVFVVPLNGFPAGHLSAEINRLAGVERVAATSTLFGDHGGGWQVVRRQQAKSDSAQAHVLAADANLVPVTGLKLLAGKNLPTSVADSSSRFVLINEEAVRSFRLGEAGAAVGQTLWLNDSTEVRIAGVLKDFQFTTMAMKISPLVLRYQPQQFRYLNVKVAGGNHEAIHDDIARIWKRLNPYEPFAGVWYDDFLSNRNNISDDVSFMALLIGLAVAIACLGLLGMVTYTTELRTKEVGVRKVMGARVDQVVWLLSWDFLKLLLIAGAIALPLGYLAASFFLMTFAYHVSIGVGTLGLCFGTMLILGALTIGWRTYRTALANPATSLRTE